CCATTTGGGGTATACTGGGGATGAGCATATCGCCTTGCTACCACCTATCCTGCTCGACCCAATTAGTACCGACCTGCTGCTCGCTTGTGACAAAGAGGCTGGTAACGATCTATTGGCCACTTACACATAAAAAGGTCTGCCCTGGACTTGTGCTGCCTCCAGCTCAAGTAGACGCCGCTTCATCTCAAGCCCGCCACCAAAACCGATTAGTTGGCCATTTTGCCCTATGACACGATGGCATGGCACAACAATGGGAAACGGATTGGTGGCCATAACCCGTCCCACAGCTCGAGCTGCCTGAGGGGAGCTGACCTGAGCTGCTACCCAGCTATAGGAACGAACCTGTCCACAAGGGATAGAACGAACCACACTCCAGACACGAACTTGAAAGTCCGTGCCCTGGCGCACGTCAAGGACTTCATTTCGAAAGTCCACAAGCTCGCCTCGAAAATAGCGCTGCAATTTTTCGTGCAGGGCCATCAGGCGAGGATCCATACCCTCTTGAGCACCCGGCCATCGGTGTATCAAAGGGGCCAGTGCTTCCTCAGGCGTACGGGATGGTAAGGTGGTGCCAACTAGCCCGTGTGCAGAAATAGCTGTGCCTATCCACCCCCAGAAGGTCCAACATATGCTGAATGTGATTCCCATAGTGGCCATCTGTATTTTTATTATAAGTTTGCTGCAGAGCTTTGTCAAAAACGCTACAATTTCG
The DNA window shown above is from Chloroflexota bacterium and carries:
- a CDS encoding methylated-DNA--[protein]-cysteine S-methyltransferase encodes the protein MGITFSICWTFWGWIGTAISAHGLVGTTLPSRTPEEALAPLIHRWPGAQEGMDPRLMALHEKLQRYFRGELVDFRNEVLDVRQGTDFQVRVWSVVRSIPCGQVRSYSWVAAQVSSPQAARAVGRVMATNPFPIVVPCHRVIGQNGQLIGFGGGLEMKRRLLELEAAQVQGRPFYV